A single region of the Accipiter gentilis chromosome 6, bAccGen1.1, whole genome shotgun sequence genome encodes:
- the INPP5D gene encoding phosphatidylinositol 3,4,5-trisphosphate 5-phosphatase 1 isoform X2, which produces MDQCWYHGNITRSRAEDLLSKVGKDGSFLVRASESIASAYALCVLFRNCVYTYRILPDKENKLIVQASEGVPVKYFENLEELIEYYKKENMGLVWHLKYPVPREEEEAADELEEDADLVPTPPILPPRNILMALPSSETKEVSSLPENSRVADVNKLSLSETLLQRLQYQDTSSVSDEHLKLIQDYLRVHIISDFEMVQTGSGSLPQLKKLLTLLCKGLFSEASRTLPSLESIQKVFEQQLHPGIHQRSQILSEASPVNIVLKLNQLISLLSSIEEKVKTLLIEGPDSTHRRSLIPPVTFEVKADSLGIFSKIHLKVDVEMGKLIIKRAKDGPEDKFYTHKKILQLIKSQKVPNKLVIVLETEKEKTQRKEYVFSDSKKREGFCQLLQQMKNKHSEQPEPDMITIFIGTWNMGAAPPPKKITSWFLSKGQGKTRDDTADYIPHDIYVIGTQEDPQGEKEWLETLRQSLQEITSISFKVIAIHTLWNIRIVVLAKPEHENRISHICTDNVKTGIANTLGNKGAVGVSFMFNGTSFGFVNSHLTSGSEKKHRRNQNYMNILRFLTLGDKKLSPFNITHRFTHLFWLGDLNYRVEQPPTEAENIIQKIRQQQYPELLAFDQLLIERKDQKVFLQFEEEEITFAPTYRFERGTREKYAYTKQKATGMKYNLPSWCDRVLWKSYPMVHVVCQSYGCTTDIMTSDHSPVFATFEVGVTSQFVSKNDSKYTDSQGEIELLHCYATLKTKSQTKFYIEFHSSCLESFVKSQEGENEDGNEGELVVKFIDALPKLTPIISDPEYLLDQHILISIKSSDSDESYGEGCIALRIEATESLVPIHTVLTHHGEKTGVFQGEIKLQTSQGKQREKLYDFVKIERDEIAGQKPKNISNLEPSKDWDQTNRKSKSTHLMAREAAAIARYWGSASSSPDNLGKEDMLRSSTPTDISNPNYLGMAAFSQQPSATSQLKQIPSPDQSPSLWSYEQQPKETTSIMGQSQSSSTSPSLSPLSPKPTLQPTVNRSICSRSQDYLPPELAKITAEPLLQEEGQQKPEMFENPLYGSMGSKGKVASKKEQDYPKALRKEQPPLPDQSCHLTKSQEPESSKTSGKQPSPPFLVPTQRFRSYTCSSQSEEKNTGEKTQGKPKMTTSLENSAPLKKLVKPLRSEVNPTTQGQHNKPPLPSKSRAVLDMQNSKGRDYRDSSELPHSGKHWTEEGPVGRTTTS; this is translated from the exons GCATCAGAGGGTGTTCCTGTGAAGTATTTCGAGAACTTGGAGGAACTGATAGAATATTACAAGAAGGAGAACATGGGTCTGGTATGGCACCTCAAATATCCAGTGCcgcgggaggaagaggaggctgcagaTGAACTGGAGGAGGATGCTG ACCTGGTACCCACGCCTCCTATCCTGCCCCCACGCAACATCCTGATGGCATTGCCGAGCAGCGAGACAAAGGAGGTATCTTCTCTCCCTGAAAACTCCAGGGTGGCAGATGTTAATAAACTGTCCCTTTCTGAGACACTACTCCAGCGACTGCAGTACCAGGACACAAGCAG TGTCTCCGACGAGCATCTTAAACTCATCCAGGATTACCTGCGAGTTCACATCATCAGTGACTTTGAGATGGTGCAGACTGGCTCAGGCAGTCTTCCTCAATTGAAGAAACTACTTACACTTCTTTGCAAAGGACTGTTCAG TGAAGCCTCTAGGACTCTCCCATCTTTGGAATCCATCCAGAAAGTGTTTGAGCAGCAGCTGCACCCTGGTATCCATCAGCGCTCACAA ATTCTCAGTGAAGCTAGTCCGGTCAATATTGTGTTGAAACTCAACCAGCTGATTTCTTTGCTGTCTTCCATTGAAGAAAAG GTGAAAACACTGTTGATTGAAGGTCCTGATTCAACACACCGGCGCTCGCTTATCCCCCCTGTAACTTTTGAG GTGAAAGCTGACTCCCTAGGAATTTTCTCAAAAATACATCTCAAGGTTGATGTGGAAATGGGAAAACTGATTATCAAGAGAGCTAAGGATGGTCCAGAAGACAAGTTTTATACCCACAAGAAAA TCTTGCAGCTTATCAAGTCCCAGAAGGTCCCTAACAAACTGGTGATTGtgctggaaacagaaaaagaaaaaacgcaGCGGAAGGAATATGTTTTTTCTGATTCAAAG AAGAGAGAAGGGTTCTGCCAACTTCTGCAGCAGATGAAGAATAAACACTCAGAGCAACCAGAGCCTGATATGATCACCATCTTCATTGGGACCTGGAATATGG GTGCTGCACCTCCCCCAAAGAAGATCACCTCCTGGTTTCTCTCCAAGGGGCAGGGGAAGACCCGAGATGACACTGCTGACTACATTCCTCATGACATCTATGTGATTGGCACCCAGGAGGATCCCCAAGGGGAGAAGGAATGGCTGGAGACCCTGAGGCAATCCCTGCAGGAAATCACCAGTATCAGCTTCAAAGTG ATAGCAATCCATACGCTCTGGAACATCAGGATTGTTGTACTGGCCAAGCCAGAACATGAGAACCGCATCAGCCACATCTGCACAGACAACGTGAAGACAGGCATCGCAAACACACTGG GTAATAAAGGAGCTGTGGGGGTGTCATTCATGTTTAATGGAACCTCCTTTGGGTTTGTTAACAGCCATTTGACTTCAGGAAGTGAAAAGAAACACAG ACGCAACCAGAACTACATGAACATCTTGCGCTTCCTGACACTGGGAGATAAGAAACTGAGTCCGTTTAACATCACTCATCGCTTTACTCATCTTTTCTGGCTGGGAGACTTGAACTACCGTGTGGAACAGCCCCCAACG GAAGCAGAGAATATTATCCAGAAGATCAGGCAGCAGCAGTATCCAGAGCTGCTGGCTTTCGACCAGCTTCTCATAGAGAGAAAGGACCAAAAGGTGTTTCTGCAGTTTG AGGAAGAAGAGATTACCTTTGCTCCGACATACCGTTTTGAAAGGGGTACCCGAGAGAAGTATGCTTACACCAAGCAAAAAGCTACAGGG ATGAAGTACAATTTGCCATCCTGGTGTGATCGAGTGCTCTGGAAATCATACCCCATGGTGCACGTTGTGTGTCAGTCCTATG GCTGCACCACTGACATCATGACAAGTGACCACAGTCCTGTCTTTGCCACCTTTGAAGTGGGAGTCACGTCACAGTTTGTTTCAAAGAATG ACTCCAAGTACACAGATTCCCAAGGGGAGATAGAGCTCCTGCACTGCTACGCTACTCTGAAGACCAAGTCCCAGACCAAGTTCTACATCGAGTTTCACTCTAGCTGCTTAGAAA GTTTTGTAAAGAGCCAGGAAGGAGAAAATGAGGATGGGAATGAAGGGGAGCTTGTGGTAAAGTTCATTGATGCTCTTCCAAAG CTGACTCCAATTATTTCAGACCCAGAATACCTACTGGATCAACACATCCTGATCAGCATTAAGTCATCAGACAGTGATGAATCTTATG GGGAAGGCTGCATTGCTCTGCGAATAGAAGCAACAGAATCCTTAGTTCCTATCCATACTGTGCTGACACACCATGGTGAGAAAACGGGCGTCTTCCAAGGTGAAATCAAGTTACAAACATCACaaggaaaacagagagagaaactgtATG atttTGTCAAGATTGAACGTGATGAAATTGCTGGGCAGAAACCAAAGAACATCAGCAACTTAGAGCCTAGCAAAGACTGGGATCAGACTAACAG AAAGTCAAAATCTACTCATCTGATggccagagaagcagcagccattGCTCGCTATTGGGGGAGtgcttcctcttctccagacaACCTGGGAAAGGAGGATATGTTACG cagctCCACTCCCACAGACATTAGCAACCCCAACTACCTGGGGATGGCTGCTTTCTCTCAGCAACCCTCTGCAACCAGCCAGCTTAAGCAGATACCTTCACCAGACCAGTCACCTTCTCTCTGGAGCTACGAGCAGCAGCCCAAAGAGACTACCTCCATAATGGGACAGAGTCAGTCATCCTCCACATCACCCTCCTTGTCACCTCTGTCTCCAAAACCAACCCTCCAGCCTACAGTAAACAGAAGCATTTGTAGTCGGAGTCAAGACTACCT GCCACCTGAACTGGCGAAAATCACAGCAGAACCTTTGCTTCAGGAGGAGGGACAGCAAAAGCCAGAGATGTTTGAGAACCCACTGTATGGCTCTATGGGTTCTAAGGGCAAGGTGGCATCAAAGAAAGAGCAGGACTACCCCAAGGCTTTGCGAAAAGAGCAGCCACCACTGCCTGATCAGAGCTGTCATCTCACAAAGTCACAAGAGCCTGAGAGCAGCAAGACCTCTGGCAAACAACCATCACCACCCTTCCTGGTCCCCACACAGCGATTTCGGTCCTATACCTGCTCCAGCCAATCTGAAGAAAAGAATACAGGTGAAAAGACTCAAGGCAAACCAAAGATGACAACATCATTAGAAAACTCAGCACCGCTCAAAAAACTAGTCAAGCCATTGAGGTCTGAAGTCAACCCAACCACCCAGGGACAGCACAACAAGCCACCTCTTCCCTCGAAGAGCAGGGCAGTGCTGGACATGCAGAATTCCAAGGGCCGAGACTATCGGGACAGTTCAGAGCTGCCACACTCTGGGAAGCATTGGACAGAAGAGGGACCAGTTGGCAGGACAACTACATCG TGA
- the INPP5D gene encoding phosphatidylinositol 3,4,5-trisphosphate 5-phosphatase 1 isoform X5: MDQCWYHGNITRSRAEDLLSKVGKDGSFLVRASESIASAYALCVLFRNCVYTYRILPDKENKLIVQASEGVPVKYFENLEELIEYYKKENMGLVWHLKYPVPREEEEAADELEEDADLVPTPPILPPRNILMALPSSETKEVSSLPENSRVADVNKLSLSETLLQRLQYQDTSSVSDEHLKLIQDYLRVHIISDFEMVQTGSGSLPQLKKLLTLLCKGLFSEASRTLPSLESIQKVFEQQLHPGIHQRSQILSEASPVNIVLKLNQLISLLSSIEEKVKTLLIEGPDSTHRRSLIPPVTFEVKADSLGIFSKIHLKVDVEMGKLIIKRAKDGPEDKFYTHKKILQLIKSQKVPNKLVIVLETEKEKTQRKEYVFSDSKKREGFCQLLQQMKNKHSEQPEPDMITIFIGTWNMGAAPPPKKITSWFLSKGQGKTRDDTADYIPHDIYVIGTQEDPQGEKEWLETLRQSLQEITSISFKVIAIHTLWNIRIVVLAKPEHENRISHICTDNVKTGIANTLGNKGAVGVSFMFNGTSFGFVNSHLTSGSEKKHRRNQNYMNILRFLTLGDKKLSPFNITHRFTHLFWLGDLNYRVEQPPTEAENIIQKIRQQQYPELLAFDQLLIERKDQKVFLQFEEEEITFAPTYRFERGTREKYAYTKQKATGMKYNLPSWCDRVLWKSYPMVHVVCQSYGCTTDIMTSDHSPVFATFEVGVTSQFVSKNDSKYTDSQGEIELLHCYATLKTKSQTKFYIEFHSSCLESFVKSQEGENEDGNEGELVVKFIDALPKLTPIISDPEYLLDQHILISIKSSDSDESYGEGCIALRIEATESLVPIHTVLTHHGEKTGVFQGEIKLQTSQGKQREKLYDFVKIERDEIAGQKPKNISNLEPSKDWDQTNRKSKSTHLMAREAAAIARYWGSASSSPDNLGKEDMLRSSTPTDISNPNYLGMAAFSQQPSATSQLKQIPSPDQSPSLWSYEQQPKETTSIMGQSQSSSTSPSLSPLSPKPTLQPTVNRSICSRSQDYLENDTADGTLGGILMGRKMEITALFTLMPSGLVLKRLGIFIFLGCIPLYDYGNVLAEKFILCCSDREEPGPQYQMHISLL; encoded by the exons GCATCAGAGGGTGTTCCTGTGAAGTATTTCGAGAACTTGGAGGAACTGATAGAATATTACAAGAAGGAGAACATGGGTCTGGTATGGCACCTCAAATATCCAGTGCcgcgggaggaagaggaggctgcagaTGAACTGGAGGAGGATGCTG ACCTGGTACCCACGCCTCCTATCCTGCCCCCACGCAACATCCTGATGGCATTGCCGAGCAGCGAGACAAAGGAGGTATCTTCTCTCCCTGAAAACTCCAGGGTGGCAGATGTTAATAAACTGTCCCTTTCTGAGACACTACTCCAGCGACTGCAGTACCAGGACACAAGCAG TGTCTCCGACGAGCATCTTAAACTCATCCAGGATTACCTGCGAGTTCACATCATCAGTGACTTTGAGATGGTGCAGACTGGCTCAGGCAGTCTTCCTCAATTGAAGAAACTACTTACACTTCTTTGCAAAGGACTGTTCAG TGAAGCCTCTAGGACTCTCCCATCTTTGGAATCCATCCAGAAAGTGTTTGAGCAGCAGCTGCACCCTGGTATCCATCAGCGCTCACAA ATTCTCAGTGAAGCTAGTCCGGTCAATATTGTGTTGAAACTCAACCAGCTGATTTCTTTGCTGTCTTCCATTGAAGAAAAG GTGAAAACACTGTTGATTGAAGGTCCTGATTCAACACACCGGCGCTCGCTTATCCCCCCTGTAACTTTTGAG GTGAAAGCTGACTCCCTAGGAATTTTCTCAAAAATACATCTCAAGGTTGATGTGGAAATGGGAAAACTGATTATCAAGAGAGCTAAGGATGGTCCAGAAGACAAGTTTTATACCCACAAGAAAA TCTTGCAGCTTATCAAGTCCCAGAAGGTCCCTAACAAACTGGTGATTGtgctggaaacagaaaaagaaaaaacgcaGCGGAAGGAATATGTTTTTTCTGATTCAAAG AAGAGAGAAGGGTTCTGCCAACTTCTGCAGCAGATGAAGAATAAACACTCAGAGCAACCAGAGCCTGATATGATCACCATCTTCATTGGGACCTGGAATATGG GTGCTGCACCTCCCCCAAAGAAGATCACCTCCTGGTTTCTCTCCAAGGGGCAGGGGAAGACCCGAGATGACACTGCTGACTACATTCCTCATGACATCTATGTGATTGGCACCCAGGAGGATCCCCAAGGGGAGAAGGAATGGCTGGAGACCCTGAGGCAATCCCTGCAGGAAATCACCAGTATCAGCTTCAAAGTG ATAGCAATCCATACGCTCTGGAACATCAGGATTGTTGTACTGGCCAAGCCAGAACATGAGAACCGCATCAGCCACATCTGCACAGACAACGTGAAGACAGGCATCGCAAACACACTGG GTAATAAAGGAGCTGTGGGGGTGTCATTCATGTTTAATGGAACCTCCTTTGGGTTTGTTAACAGCCATTTGACTTCAGGAAGTGAAAAGAAACACAG ACGCAACCAGAACTACATGAACATCTTGCGCTTCCTGACACTGGGAGATAAGAAACTGAGTCCGTTTAACATCACTCATCGCTTTACTCATCTTTTCTGGCTGGGAGACTTGAACTACCGTGTGGAACAGCCCCCAACG GAAGCAGAGAATATTATCCAGAAGATCAGGCAGCAGCAGTATCCAGAGCTGCTGGCTTTCGACCAGCTTCTCATAGAGAGAAAGGACCAAAAGGTGTTTCTGCAGTTTG AGGAAGAAGAGATTACCTTTGCTCCGACATACCGTTTTGAAAGGGGTACCCGAGAGAAGTATGCTTACACCAAGCAAAAAGCTACAGGG ATGAAGTACAATTTGCCATCCTGGTGTGATCGAGTGCTCTGGAAATCATACCCCATGGTGCACGTTGTGTGTCAGTCCTATG GCTGCACCACTGACATCATGACAAGTGACCACAGTCCTGTCTTTGCCACCTTTGAAGTGGGAGTCACGTCACAGTTTGTTTCAAAGAATG ACTCCAAGTACACAGATTCCCAAGGGGAGATAGAGCTCCTGCACTGCTACGCTACTCTGAAGACCAAGTCCCAGACCAAGTTCTACATCGAGTTTCACTCTAGCTGCTTAGAAA GTTTTGTAAAGAGCCAGGAAGGAGAAAATGAGGATGGGAATGAAGGGGAGCTTGTGGTAAAGTTCATTGATGCTCTTCCAAAG CTGACTCCAATTATTTCAGACCCAGAATACCTACTGGATCAACACATCCTGATCAGCATTAAGTCATCAGACAGTGATGAATCTTATG GGGAAGGCTGCATTGCTCTGCGAATAGAAGCAACAGAATCCTTAGTTCCTATCCATACTGTGCTGACACACCATGGTGAGAAAACGGGCGTCTTCCAAGGTGAAATCAAGTTACAAACATCACaaggaaaacagagagagaaactgtATG atttTGTCAAGATTGAACGTGATGAAATTGCTGGGCAGAAACCAAAGAACATCAGCAACTTAGAGCCTAGCAAAGACTGGGATCAGACTAACAG AAAGTCAAAATCTACTCATCTGATggccagagaagcagcagccattGCTCGCTATTGGGGGAGtgcttcctcttctccagacaACCTGGGAAAGGAGGATATGTTACG cagctCCACTCCCACAGACATTAGCAACCCCAACTACCTGGGGATGGCTGCTTTCTCTCAGCAACCCTCTGCAACCAGCCAGCTTAAGCAGATACCTTCACCAGACCAGTCACCTTCTCTCTGGAGCTACGAGCAGCAGCCCAAAGAGACTACCTCCATAATGGGACAGAGTCAGTCATCCTCCACATCACCCTCCTTGTCACCTCTGTCTCCAAAACCAACCCTCCAGCCTACAGTAAACAGAAGCATTTGTAGTCGGAGTCAAGACTACCT TGAAAACGACACGGCAGATGGCACCCTAGGAGGAATCCTGATGGGAAGAAAGATGGAGATTACTGCTTTGTTCACATTGATGCCCTCTGGTCTGGTTCTAAAAAGactggggatttttatttttttagggtgTATCCCTCTTTACGATTATGGAAATGTTCTAGCTGAGAAGTTTATCCTATGTTGCTCAGACCGAGAGGAGCCAGGACCACAATACCAAATGCACATTAGCCTTTTGTAG
- the INPP5D gene encoding phosphatidylinositol 3,4,5-trisphosphate 5-phosphatase 1 isoform X3: MDQCWYHGNITRSRAEDLLSKVGKDGSFLVRASESIASAYALCVLFRNCVYTYRILPDKENKLIVQASEGVPVKYFENLEELIEYYKKENMGLVWHLKYPVPREEEEAADELEEDADLVPTPPILPPRNILMALPSSETKEVSSLPENSRVADVNKLSLSETLLQRLQYQDTSSVSDEHLKLIQDYLRVHIISDFEMVQTGSGSLPQLKKLLTLLCKGLFSEASRTLPSLESIQKVFEQQLHPGIHQRSQILSEASPVNIVLKLNQLISLLSSIEEKVKTLLIEGPDSTHRRSLIPPVTFEVKADSLGIFSKIHLKVDVEMGKLIIKRAKDGPEDKFYTHKKILQLIKSQKVPNKLVIVLETEKEKTQRKEYVFSDSKKREGFCQLLQQMKNKHSEQPEPDMITIFIGTWNMGAAPPPKKITSWFLSKGQGKTRDDTADYIPHDIYVIGTQEDPQGEKEWLETLRQSLQEITSISFKVIAIHTLWNIRIVVLAKPEHENRISHICTDNVKTGIANTLGNKGAVGVSFMFNGTSFGFVNSHLTSGSEKKHRRNQNYMNILRFLTLGDKKLSPFNITHRFTHLFWLGDLNYRVEQPPTMKYNLPSWCDRVLWKSYPMVHVVCQSYGCTTDIMTSDHSPVFATFEVGVTSQFVSKNDSKYTDSQGEIELLHCYATLKTKSQTKFYIEFHSSCLESFVKSQEGENEDGNEGELVVKFIDALPKLTPIISDPEYLLDQHILISIKSSDSDESYGEGCIALRIEATESLVPIHTVLTHHGEKTGVFQGEIKLQTSQGKQREKLYDFVKIERDEIAGQKPKNISNLEPSKDWDQTNRKSKSTHLMAREAAAIARYWGSASSSPDNLGKEDMLRSSTPTDISNPNYLGMAAFSQQPSATSQLKQIPSPDQSPSLWSYEQQPKETTSIMGQSQSSSTSPSLSPLSPKPTLQPTVNRSICSRSQDYLPPELAKITAEPLLQEEGQQKPEMFENPLYGSMGSKGKVASKKEQDYPKALRKEQPPLPDQSCHLTKSQEPESSKTSGKQPSPPFLVPTQRFRSYTCSSQSEEKNTGEKTQGKPKMTTSLENSAPLKKLVKPLRSEVNPTTQGQHNKPPLPSKSRAVLDMQNSKGRDYRDSSELPHSGKHWTEEGPVGRTTTS; encoded by the exons GCATCAGAGGGTGTTCCTGTGAAGTATTTCGAGAACTTGGAGGAACTGATAGAATATTACAAGAAGGAGAACATGGGTCTGGTATGGCACCTCAAATATCCAGTGCcgcgggaggaagaggaggctgcagaTGAACTGGAGGAGGATGCTG ACCTGGTACCCACGCCTCCTATCCTGCCCCCACGCAACATCCTGATGGCATTGCCGAGCAGCGAGACAAAGGAGGTATCTTCTCTCCCTGAAAACTCCAGGGTGGCAGATGTTAATAAACTGTCCCTTTCTGAGACACTACTCCAGCGACTGCAGTACCAGGACACAAGCAG TGTCTCCGACGAGCATCTTAAACTCATCCAGGATTACCTGCGAGTTCACATCATCAGTGACTTTGAGATGGTGCAGACTGGCTCAGGCAGTCTTCCTCAATTGAAGAAACTACTTACACTTCTTTGCAAAGGACTGTTCAG TGAAGCCTCTAGGACTCTCCCATCTTTGGAATCCATCCAGAAAGTGTTTGAGCAGCAGCTGCACCCTGGTATCCATCAGCGCTCACAA ATTCTCAGTGAAGCTAGTCCGGTCAATATTGTGTTGAAACTCAACCAGCTGATTTCTTTGCTGTCTTCCATTGAAGAAAAG GTGAAAACACTGTTGATTGAAGGTCCTGATTCAACACACCGGCGCTCGCTTATCCCCCCTGTAACTTTTGAG GTGAAAGCTGACTCCCTAGGAATTTTCTCAAAAATACATCTCAAGGTTGATGTGGAAATGGGAAAACTGATTATCAAGAGAGCTAAGGATGGTCCAGAAGACAAGTTTTATACCCACAAGAAAA TCTTGCAGCTTATCAAGTCCCAGAAGGTCCCTAACAAACTGGTGATTGtgctggaaacagaaaaagaaaaaacgcaGCGGAAGGAATATGTTTTTTCTGATTCAAAG AAGAGAGAAGGGTTCTGCCAACTTCTGCAGCAGATGAAGAATAAACACTCAGAGCAACCAGAGCCTGATATGATCACCATCTTCATTGGGACCTGGAATATGG GTGCTGCACCTCCCCCAAAGAAGATCACCTCCTGGTTTCTCTCCAAGGGGCAGGGGAAGACCCGAGATGACACTGCTGACTACATTCCTCATGACATCTATGTGATTGGCACCCAGGAGGATCCCCAAGGGGAGAAGGAATGGCTGGAGACCCTGAGGCAATCCCTGCAGGAAATCACCAGTATCAGCTTCAAAGTG ATAGCAATCCATACGCTCTGGAACATCAGGATTGTTGTACTGGCCAAGCCAGAACATGAGAACCGCATCAGCCACATCTGCACAGACAACGTGAAGACAGGCATCGCAAACACACTGG GTAATAAAGGAGCTGTGGGGGTGTCATTCATGTTTAATGGAACCTCCTTTGGGTTTGTTAACAGCCATTTGACTTCAGGAAGTGAAAAGAAACACAG ACGCAACCAGAACTACATGAACATCTTGCGCTTCCTGACACTGGGAGATAAGAAACTGAGTCCGTTTAACATCACTCATCGCTTTACTCATCTTTTCTGGCTGGGAGACTTGAACTACCGTGTGGAACAGCCCCCAACG ATGAAGTACAATTTGCCATCCTGGTGTGATCGAGTGCTCTGGAAATCATACCCCATGGTGCACGTTGTGTGTCAGTCCTATG GCTGCACCACTGACATCATGACAAGTGACCACAGTCCTGTCTTTGCCACCTTTGAAGTGGGAGTCACGTCACAGTTTGTTTCAAAGAATG ACTCCAAGTACACAGATTCCCAAGGGGAGATAGAGCTCCTGCACTGCTACGCTACTCTGAAGACCAAGTCCCAGACCAAGTTCTACATCGAGTTTCACTCTAGCTGCTTAGAAA GTTTTGTAAAGAGCCAGGAAGGAGAAAATGAGGATGGGAATGAAGGGGAGCTTGTGGTAAAGTTCATTGATGCTCTTCCAAAG CTGACTCCAATTATTTCAGACCCAGAATACCTACTGGATCAACACATCCTGATCAGCATTAAGTCATCAGACAGTGATGAATCTTATG GGGAAGGCTGCATTGCTCTGCGAATAGAAGCAACAGAATCCTTAGTTCCTATCCATACTGTGCTGACACACCATGGTGAGAAAACGGGCGTCTTCCAAGGTGAAATCAAGTTACAAACATCACaaggaaaacagagagagaaactgtATG atttTGTCAAGATTGAACGTGATGAAATTGCTGGGCAGAAACCAAAGAACATCAGCAACTTAGAGCCTAGCAAAGACTGGGATCAGACTAACAG AAAGTCAAAATCTACTCATCTGATggccagagaagcagcagccattGCTCGCTATTGGGGGAGtgcttcctcttctccagacaACCTGGGAAAGGAGGATATGTTACG cagctCCACTCCCACAGACATTAGCAACCCCAACTACCTGGGGATGGCTGCTTTCTCTCAGCAACCCTCTGCAACCAGCCAGCTTAAGCAGATACCTTCACCAGACCAGTCACCTTCTCTCTGGAGCTACGAGCAGCAGCCCAAAGAGACTACCTCCATAATGGGACAGAGTCAGTCATCCTCCACATCACCCTCCTTGTCACCTCTGTCTCCAAAACCAACCCTCCAGCCTACAGTAAACAGAAGCATTTGTAGTCGGAGTCAAGACTACCT GCCACCTGAACTGGCGAAAATCACAGCAGAACCTTTGCTTCAGGAGGAGGGACAGCAAAAGCCAGAGATGTTTGAGAACCCACTGTATGGCTCTATGGGTTCTAAGGGCAAGGTGGCATCAAAGAAAGAGCAGGACTACCCCAAGGCTTTGCGAAAAGAGCAGCCACCACTGCCTGATCAGAGCTGTCATCTCACAAAGTCACAAGAGCCTGAGAGCAGCAAGACCTCTGGCAAACAACCATCACCACCCTTCCTGGTCCCCACACAGCGATTTCGGTCCTATACCTGCTCCAGCCAATCTGAAGAAAAGAATACAGGTGAAAAGACTCAAGGCAAACCAAAGATGACAACATCATTAGAAAACTCAGCACCGCTCAAAAAACTAGTCAAGCCATTGAGGTCTGAAGTCAACCCAACCACCCAGGGACAGCACAACAAGCCACCTCTTCCCTCGAAGAGCAGGGCAGTGCTGGACATGCAGAATTCCAAGGGCCGAGACTATCGGGACAGTTCAGAGCTGCCACACTCTGGGAAGCATTGGACAGAAGAGGGACCAGTTGGCAGGACAACTACATCG TGA